One segment of Antennarius striatus isolate MH-2024 chromosome 5, ASM4005453v1, whole genome shotgun sequence DNA contains the following:
- the LOC137595806 gene encoding urocortin-3-like: MRSVRLCFFLALLLPWCVQSQRSSPALAKLDEEAQRNVMVIDILKRTGALNSLLKSEYHTVLRRAQVPKRGQHGSRFALSLDVPTSILSVLIDLAKNQDMRTKAAANAELMARIGKRK, from the coding sequence ATGAGAAGTGTGCGTTTGTGTTTCTTCCTGGCTCTGCTGCTGCCTTGGTGTGTCCAGAGCCAGAGGTCCAGTCCTGCCCTGGCTAAACTTGATGAAGAAGCACAAAGAAACGTAATGGTTATCGACATACTAAAGCGAACTGGTGCGTTGAACTCGTTACTCAAATCGGAGTATCACACTGTCCTACGGCGAGCGCAGGTGCCAAAAAGAGGCCAGCATGGATCCCGTTTCGCCCTGTCCCTCGATGTTCCCACCAGCATCCTCAGTGTCCTCATAGACCTGGCAAAGAACCAGGACATGAGGACCAAAGCAGCAGCCAATGCAGAACTGATGGCACGAATAGGCAAGAGGAAATAG
- the uqcrc1 gene encoding cytochrome b-c1 complex subunit 1, mitochondrial, producing MAASVCRVGSSVGRALVKNRSPILLSLRRGQASVSYAQSLAGAPETRLSSLENGLRIASEDTGHATCTVGVWIGAGSRHESDKNNGASFLLEHMAFKGTKKHPQTALEEQVESMGAHLSAYTSREHTAYYMKTLAKDVPKAVELLSEVVHSCSLNEAEIEQQRHVVLRELEEVQGNLQDVCLDLLHATAFQGTSLGHSVLGPSDNARTLTRQDLVEYISSHYKATRMVLAAAGGVNHEELVSLAHTHFAGLSNEYEGDAVPLLPPCRFTGSEVCVRDDDLPLAHIAIAVEGASVSSPDIVPLMVANSIIGSFDLTYGGGKNLSSPLARRAAEENLCHSFQAFHSSYSDTGLLGIHFVTDGNNIEDMMHWSQNAWMNLCTTVTESDVTRGKNILKASLCGQLNGTTPICDDIGRHILSYGRRIPLSEWDARINAVTPKMVHDVCSKYLYDKCPAVAAVGPIEQLPDYNRLRSAMYWLRF from the exons ATGGCGGCGTCCGTTTGTCGAGTCGGGAGCTCCGTGGGTCGAGCCCTTGTTAAAAACCGAAGT CCCATCCTGCTGTCTCTGAGACGTGGACAGGCCTCAGTCAGCTATGCCCAGAGCCTGGCGGGAGCCCCAGAAACTCGTCTCTCTTCCCTGGAAAATGGATTGAGGATTGCATCTGAGGATACCGGACATGCCACATGCACT GTTGGAGTGTGGATTGGTGCTGGCAGTCGCCATGAGAGTGACAAGAACAATGGAGCAAGTTTCCTTCTGGAGCACATGGCTTTCAAG GGAACCAAGAAGCATCCTCAGACAGCCCTGGAGGAACAAGTGGAATCTATGGGTGCTCACCTGAGTGCATACACCTCCAGGGAGCATACCGCATACTACATGAAGACCCTGGCCAAAGATGTCCCCAAAG CTGTGGAGTTGCTGTCAGAGGTGGTGCACAGCTGCTCTCTGAATGAGGCAGAGATTGAGCAGCAGAGGCATGTGGTGCTGCGTGAGCTGGAGGAAGTCCAGGGCAACCTCCAGGATGTCTGCCTGGATCTGCTGCATGCCACAGCCTTCCAGGGCACATCTCTGGGACACAGTGTCCTGGGACCCTCCGAcaatgccag GACTCTGACTCGCCAGGACCTGGTGGAATACATCAGCAGCCACTACAAAGCTACCCGTATGGTgctggctgctgctggag GTGTGAACCACGAGGAGCTGGTCAGTTTGGCCCACACTCACTTCGCTGGCTTGTCTAATGAGTATGAGGGAGATGCTGTCCCCTTGCTGCCACCTTGCAGATTTACAGGCAGTGAG GTCTGTGTGCGTGACGATGATTTACCTCTGGCACACATTGCCATTGCAGTAGAGGGTGCTAGTGTTTCCAGTCCAGACATTGTTCCACTCATGGTAGCCAACTCCATCATCGGCAGCTTTGACCTCACCTATGGTGGTGGAAAG AATCTAAGCAGCCCCCTGGCTCGCCGGGCAGCAGAGGAGAACCTGTGCCACAGCTTCCAGGCCTTTCACTCCTCCTACAGTGACACTGGCCTTTTGGGCATCCACTTCGTGACTGACGGGAACAACATTGAAGACATGATGCACTGGTCCCAGAATGCCTG GATGAACCTGTGTACTACAGTCACAGAGAGCGATGTAACCAGGGGCAAGAATATTCTCAAGGCCAGCCTGTGTGGCCAGCTCAATG GAACAACACCAATTTGTGATGACATAGGCAGACACATCCTGAGCTACGGCCGGCGTATTCCTCTGTCAGAGTGGGACGCTCGAATCAAT GCTGTGACTCCCAAGATGGTGCATGATGTGTGCTCCAAATATTTGTATGACAAGTGTCCTGCTGTGGCAGCTGTcg GTCCCATTGAACAGCTCCCTGACTACAACAGACTGCGCAGTGCCATGTACTGGCTGAGGTTTTAA
- the hmces gene encoding abasic site processing protein HMCES, protein MCGRTACTLAPDEVSRACSYRNRGGQRRQPRWRDGDANKYQPSYNKSPQTMSPVLVSQRHFDKNAPMDDCVLASMRWGLVPSWFKESDPKKMQYSTSNCRSDNILEKKTYKDPLAKGQRCVILAEGFYEWKRQGKDKQPFFIYFPQTQAPSHEKTEDQDDPKTSAGNKVTSEAACLQEEAHPDSTAEGGEPEEWTGWRLLTIAGLFDCWTPPGGGETLYTYSVITVNASSKLQSIHDRMPAILDGEEEVRRWLNFGEVKSQDALKLLQPKDILTFHPVSSLVNNSRNNSPECLQPVDPSVKKEPKTTASSKMMMNWLNSGVASKRKEPDTCETEKQQCKSTGALQQWLEGAHKKQKTT, encoded by the exons ATGTGTGGAAGAACTGCGTGTACTCTCGCTCCTGACGAGGTAAGCCGAGCCTGCTCGTACAGAAACCGTGGAGGTCAACGGAGGCAGCCCCGGTGGAGGGATGGAGATGCTAACAAATATCAACCCTCTTACAACAAGAGCCCCCAGACAATGAGTCCCGTCTTGGTGTCTCAGAGACATTTTGATAAG AATGCACCAATGGATGACTGTGTGTTGGCATCAATGCGTTGGGGTCTGGTGCCTTCCTGGTTCAAGGAAAGTGACCCAAAAAAGATGCAATACAGCACCAGCAACTGCCGCAGTGACAACATTTTGGAGAAGAAAACTTACAAG GACCCACTGGCTAAAGGACAGCGTTGTGTCATCCTGGCTGAAGGTTTTTATGAGTGGAAGAGGCAAGGCAAAGACAAACAGCCCTTCTTCATATACTTCCCCCAGACTCAGGCACCAAGTCATGAGAAAACAGAGGATCAAGATGATCCCAAAACCTCAGCTGGTAATAAAGTGACTTCAGAGGCTGCGTGCCTTCAAGAAGAGGCCCATCCTGACTCAACAGCG GAAGGAGGGGAACCTGAGGAGTGGACTGGATGGAGGTTGCTGACTATagctggactgtttgactgCTGGACACCTCCAGGCGGTGGAGAAACCCTTTATACGTACAGCGTAATCACGGTTAACGCCTCCTCCAAACTGCAAAGCATTCACGATAG GATGCCTGCGATCCTGGATGGTGAGGAAGAAGTGAGAAGATGGCTTAATTTTGGCGAGGTAAAGTCTCAAGATGCCTTGAAATTGCTCCAGCCCAAAGACATTTTGACTTTTCATCCAGTCtcttcacttgtgaacaactcACGCAACAACTCTCCAGAATGTCTTCAGCCAGTGGATCCTAGCGTCAAAAAG GAACCAAAGACCACCGCCAGCAGTAAGATGATGATGAACTGGCTGAATAGCGGTGTAGCATCAAAGAGGAAGGAGCCAGACACTTGTGAAACTGAAAAGCAGCAGTGCAAGTCCACAGGAGCGCTTCAGCAGTGGCTGGAGGGAGctcacaaaaaacagaaaaccaccTGA
- the rab7a gene encoding ras-related protein Rab-7a codes for MTSRKKVLLKVIILGDSGVGKTSLMNQYVNKKFSNQYKATIGADFLTKEVMVDDRLVTMQIWDTAGQERFQSLGVAFYRGADCCVLVFDVTAPNTFKTLDSWRDEFLIQASPRDPENFPFVVLGNKIDLENRQVTTKRAQAWCQSKNNIPYFETSAKEAINVEQAFQTIARNALKQETEVELYNEFPEPIKLDRNERAKPSAETCSC; via the exons ATGACTTCAAGGAAGAAAGTACTACTCAAAGTCATCATTCTTGGAGACTCTGG AGTTGGCAAGACCTCACTGATGAACCAGTATGTGAATAAGAAGTTCAGTAACCAGTACAAAGCCACAATAGGTGCGGATTTCCTGACGAAAGAAGTCATGGTGGATGACAGACTTGTCACAATGCAG ATTTGggacacagcaggtcaggagaGGTTCCAGTCGTTAGGAGTAGCATTCTATCGCGGAGCAGATTGCTGTGTCCTGGTGTTTGATGTGACAGCACCCAACACCTTCAAGACTCTAGACAGCTGGAGGGACGAGTTTTTGATCCAGGCCAGCCCACGAGACCCAGAAAATTTCCCTTTTGTGGTGCTGGGCAACAAGATTGACCTGGAGAACAGACAA GTAACAACCAAACGAGCACAGGCTTGGTGTCAGAGCAAGAACAACATCCCATATTTTGAAACCAGTGCCAAGGAGGCAATCAATGTGGAGCAGGCCTTCCAGACTATTGCACGCAACGCCCTTAAACAA GAGACCGAAGTGGAGCTGTACAATGAGTTCCCAGAGCCAATTAAGCTCGACAGGAACGAGCGAGCCAAGCCGTCAGCGGAGACCTGTAGCTGCTGA